AAAATTGGTCAtcacagtgttttgtttttcttctagaTATTGTAGGTGCCGTgtagatttttttaaacaaatgcaGGCGAAAACTAACCCTGAAATTTCCGTTGATCATACAACAGTTTCTCTTTTTCTTTATGTAAAATTATTAGCCTTTTTTAAGTACAATATACGTATTCTTTCTTTTCAATCAAGCGTCCCTGGTGGGGTTTGCAACAGTCACAGCATTTAGTTGCAGCTTCGGGAGGGAACCGAACCCTAAGGAGAACGGCATTATACGATGGGTCATGCCGTTAAATCACCGCCTTCGATGCCAGTGTACCAGCATCTACCCTGGGGGCATGAACACGTATACACCCGATAGAGGGTTTGATCCGTTTTACACCGATCGCCCTCTCTTCACAGACCTCGACTTTGAAATATTCAACTACTTTGACTGTGAAAGTGAGTAGCTTGGATACTAAATAATATGAACACCCCCTCTATTGACCAATTTATAACACAATATTCTAAAATTGAGTCAGTAATTTACTCTCGGTAGTTGGAAAATGGACGGAAAACAAAATTACGATGATTACGTGGATCAAAGGTGGACGAAACAAAAGATGTCGAAACCGTTATTGTTCTCAAGACAGTCTTAGACTTCTATGCCAAGAAAACAATCTctcaaataaatattgaaatcGAACAGAGTTCTTGATTGTGATTAACAATTCgaatttattttcttattttattttaatcctccggacaaaacaataattataaaaacaattaaaggcTGTCCAGGGAAATGCACAAGTCAAATTAAATGTCCTAAAacaagatgtgccctcccagaccttgcTCGTTAAAAACGTGTATttttacaaacacaaaaacacagttGCAACTAATTATTTCAATCAATTGTTTAGGAAAATTTGGAGATGAGCTCCACTTGACGATATAAGTATACTTCTTCATAAACTGATTTTCATTATCAGTCTAAATGATGGCCTTATACTTATTATTACTCTCAGATTGTTTACTGACTTGTGAAAACGGAGGTACATTCATAGACGATCCCTGCCATTGTTCATGTGCACCAAACTGGACCGGCAAAACATGTACTGGTGAGTGTAGCAAGCAAAACTTAGCCAAAGTATTGTAGAAAATGTAAATGTTCTGCTGGGGAAAAACGACTGTTCGGTCTGCTCCAGTTTATCGTCGCTTTGTacaaatatcaatataaaccacaagggaaactgactgggtaatttttttaatgatttctaaATTGACTAGAGAtagattcgaaccaacgacctccggatgaacgtgccggcgctctaccaacagagctatctagccctatattggcggtctccttttttggtcaatatttttgtttttataaaaggcAGTACTCCAAAAAACATTACATACCTATTTTCATTTCTCTGATTTTTGTCTACCTATACGGAGTTACTACAGCAGTCCAGTCATTAGTCATATTTAAAAGCCACGACACGTTATTACAGTATTTACTCTAGAGAGATTATTTGTTTCAGAGTGTGCATTGACTGACTGTGAGAATAGCGGTGTCTTCGATGAAACAGACTGCACGTGTAGATGCAAGAAACAGTGGATGGGAAATACCTGTACTGGTGAGTACAATGTCTTTCGTGTTTGATACTTAGATTTGCTAATCACTCTGCATAAGTCAATAAAGTGAACTAAGGAGAGTGATTTGCTTTCGCTAACAAAAGTTTAATGAACATATTATATGTGTACTCAATAAAACTAACACAGAGGTCACCAAAAGATAAACTTTTTCTCACTCAATCCAATGAGTTAAATAAACATTCTTCTCGCAATTCTGGAATATTTCCTAGATTGTGTTTCTAATTCCAAATACTTTCACCTACAAAACTACATATAacttcgtttttttttattgcagacTTTCTGGGCGGCCTTGAAAGCAACAAATAGTTGTTCTAACACGATTACTTTAATTCAAGAGATTAattcttttttgtttcagagtgTGAATTGACTGTCTGTGGTAATGGCGGTACCCTCAATGAAACAACCTGCACGTGTACATGCCCGAAAGAGTGGATGGGCAATACCTGTGCTGGTGAGAATATTAATTGTACGCTAGCCCTTAACAGGACTCTTCACTGGTGCTGTACGCAGATGCAGAGTCCTACCAATTagggcccgtttctggggcggaaaattttcaaagcttcataactcaaatcttaacCGCAAGATGCCACTattttcaacagattcacatttaaTGGTAGCCTACATTTTTTTCTGCGGCGGGAACGAAATAGTATGGGGGAACGAAATAGTATGAGGAACGAAATAGTATTGGGGAACGAAATAGTATGAGGAACGAAATAGTATGGGGGAATGAAATAATGTTTCGAGGTCGAAACAATATGTCGAGGGGGTGTTTTATATATACACATAAAACGGAGCCAAAACCTTGAGTTTCTCGGACTGTTGCACGTGATGTCTAAATTCATTTTGTTATCTTTCTGATTTCATTCTAGAGCCCAGATACTACGACTGCCAAGACTACCTCCAGGCTAATTACACTGAGAACCGTGTTTACACTATTAACCCACTGAAGTATCCAGAAGGCATTGATGTATACTGTGACATGACCTACTGGCCAGGATCGATTGTAAGTTCGTTTTTTATCAACGATTCCACAATGAGCTTAATGACAAATTTATGTTCCACTCGCTGAGAGTTGTCATGATCTATAGTTCAAAGAGTGTGCGGTTTACAAAGGAAGTGATATCACGAAACTTAAATGTCTACCtattcaaaaatatttagtCAAGTAATTGTGTtaaattcaacattttgaaGACAAAACGTCAACGCATCGGCGGGCTTACACGTCATGGACAGATTACATTGAATCTGCTAATATCTTATCCGCAATTATTCCTAGCTATAATTAAATCCTGAATAGTCTCTTCACAAAGCAACCCATTGTTTTAGTAGTTATCCGCAATTTAGAAACAAATAATGTGCACCAGGACACGTTACACGCTGAACAGACTCTtagttgttttccttttcactttttcGTTCGTATACTGACAGCTATCAAATTGAACACATTGTGGACCCAAAACACGatatcaaaataatgttttctttgCACACATAGGTGTTTCATTACCACTTTTACAAATGACCTTATATTTGTTTGTTAGGTTTGGTGATTGTTTTTCTGTGTTCTTGATTTTAAAGTATATTCAGCGAGGGTTACCCGGAGGCAATTTCACCCGCGGGTGGAATGAGTACAGAGATGGCTTTGGTGACTTAACTAGTGGGAGCTTCTGGTTGGGAAATGAGAAGGTCCGTCAGTTGACTGAGGGTGGCGCCACCTCGTGGGAGATTCaagtcaaggttttttttctgctacGGTGGCATGATGCTGAACTCCGTAACTTTCGCCTCTCGGGTGAAAACTACAGTCTTCATGTTGACGGTCCAATAACATTTGGATACGGTAAGCAGGATCTCTCTCATTGAAACCACCAAGCTCGTAGACGTGTTGTTATTATTACGTATAGAAATCCCTATTGTTTTGATGACGCTTCTGCTCAAATGCTTCCCTCTATAAGTTAACATTAATTTGGAAAGCAGcggaacattttttaaaactaaaaatgtACAAACCATTGTTGTTCTAATTACTCAGGTTGTGTGATTTTATCTGCAAACGGCAAGCCATTCTCAACCTACGACAGAGACAACGATGGCGACGTTGTAAGGAACTGTGCCGAGGAGTCGAATGGAGGCTGGTGGTTTAATGGTTGTGATGATGGAGAGATTAATCTTAATACTGAGTTCCCAACTAGTGATTATGGATGTGTTTTGGGGGGAAGTTCGCTTAAAATCAGACGCATCAGATAAACTCAACCACCCAAACtctaaaacaaagacaaatttactaacgCATCCTGAAGGTCGGGATTCCATGCGTTTTTATGTGGGAGCAAACCCGCTGGAACTTTAAGAAGCGATAATTTTGTAATCCAACACAAGCCCATTTAACCCATCAAGGCACGCGTTTACTTTTGGATTGCAACCAAATAAAACAACAtcataaaagtaaaaaagaaaagaaaaaaaaaacagtttgcaaaataattcttaacgttcgatgttttttttaaaacattcatAATCATGTAAAAAGTTAATTTGTTTATCGGGAAAAGGACAACGGGTGTCGTAAGTTACAGACGTCTCTGTGTTTGTCAAAAAATATTGCATACGGAAGaagtaaattgttttttgttgacaaTAATTTATATGGTTGTTTAGTTATTACTTATATCTGTTAAAATATATTTGTAAAAAGAGATGAACATAAAGACTTTTGGGGAGGGCAACTCAACGTTTAACGTACTATAATAttacaaataaaagtaaaagttttgtTTCAAACTGAGGATTATTGTTATTAGTAAATCAATAGATTATTTATATTGATCTCTATATTATTCCCATTTTATGTTAACCAAGGTTTTccccttttttaattttaaggtTTGAAGGTGTGCTTAAAGTTGGTAAAAAGTTAAAGtttaaaattattaaatttaacattttaacattttttcaTGTTAGTCCCCTTTTTTAGAACCCTTTTAAGTTTTATTGCTAGATTGTGATTTACCATAATTGTTTGTGTGTATTTTAGGTCTTTTAGGAGCACCGCCTCACGCGTCGCCAACGCGAAAGATTTCGAAAAAGCTAACATGGCATCATCTTGTGATGTATACAATTAGGTCATTGTTATTTTCTAAAATGAAGTGgttaatttaaaatgtaaaccCTATATCTACACTGGTAAggcccaataaaaaaaatactacttGATCGTCCGAAATTTTTAacaaagaggaggatgagggctttattatttactattttttttcaagatggccgcttagtatttcaaatcaaacaggccaccaattctttaGTTTGAATCCATTGTAAACTTATTTTATACCTATTTGTtacatgaggacctgtgttaacactgaTAATAGGGTCGGATTACACTAAcagatttgctggtaggcattcactattattgttttatgaaacagacggttacaagtgttcgTGAGCATCACGCTAGATTCGTAaaaagctcctaggccagtTTTTTTGATAGATGACAGTTTACAAAACTAGAGGAAGTTTGTATATAATATGACATAATCTAGGTGAACAGTCcatttatgaatattatgaaTATAacgagttatatatgaaaaacaacaaaaacacagctAAGTATATAGTATAAAGATTAACTGAATATGAAATCAGATGCCTGgagtgaaaaaaaacaccagttaATATTTTAGCgtaaaaaataatgtgttttaataaagttATATTGCTCTTTTAACAGTTTTAGTCGTGGTCGGAAAGCGGTTATAAAAATACTTTGCACTTTTAACTGCAAATTGCTTTATGAATGCACGCATTATGTGCATTATCAAGGAAGATTACCTTTAACAATAGCGTAGCCTGTGAAGTGTTAATCTTTCTAAAACGTTAGTAATAATGTAGTAACGAAGTTCTTCTGATGTTGTTATCTGTTATTATCTGTTATTTTTTAACTgcttagaaaaacaatattttttaaggAAACTAGAATGGCCAAGACATGGGACCTATTTAGTGTTTGATCCACGCTGACGAGTCGCTTCACGACTTTGTTTGGAAGGAAGGTATACCGATAAGATTTGTTAAGACCTTGTGcacatgacttcatttcagtagggcgccctcacctagaggtatTAAAAAGGAGGTGGTTCATTTgtcaatcctgtgcgccgcgcgtacaaatctgtgcgtttcaatggtttcgtcaccgtttcacccttaagatggcggctggatgacgtcaatgaaTAAGGTCCGTATATAATgcgcctttcttaatatttatgcatgagggacgtcacaatgctaatccaaaacgaggcgatgggcgcagccactacaagtgatgggggacgtgcgcccatagcctcattttgggtaagaattatgacgtcatgcataaatattaagagaaacCAGGAGTGATTATGATTATGTCCAGGCAGGAAGAAAAACCTTATTGGACTAAACACTATGAGAGACGTGTGTGGTATTGatataataaagaaataaaaatagaaatgactataataaagaaaaaacaacttttcagacctgataaaatttgagtacactttcgcccaccaaataaaaaacaaactaacaatTGGATACCAATCACCCTCGTGCTAAATATCCACATTTTGAACTACCTCTAGTGACAGGAAAGtcgcaaaaaatgtaaaaatatgctatgatatttccatgtaaACTCAAACACTActaacggtaaatgaaaacgtgtatattcacaattcttgtctccaatgattcaactttacatgAAGGCAACGGTTTAGAGtggcggtaccacaccttctgtacacgcttcaatttttatttttttaactttttatgtgACCACTTAAAAGTTACATAACTTTAACTCGAATGTTGTTCTGGCCATTAGGTTTAAGAGTACCGAACAAAACGTTAGGTCCGGATTTACTAAGCTAAGCTACCTAAAATACAAATATAGGACAACAGATGGCCGAAATTATACTTGAAACCTTATTACAAATATTGAATATAAGAGTTTTAAGAATAACATTAGAATTAGATAAGAATGTTTACTAATATTGTAAGTAAATTTCGTGCTTGTGTCcacaataattaaataaaattgcaCAAAACCCAAATATTCGTGTTATAGAGTAAATCCATAAATTAGGTCACGTCTCTGGCTATGTAGATTCTGCAATTAACAACACTTGAACatcgaaccccccccccctttatagTCTCGCGTGACCAGAAGACATCTTCTATACACAAGTTCCGGAGTTTATTGTCAAGTATAGAGCAGAACTAATTTCAAACCGTTATTCGAGCGGCAAGTGTCAGACTTTGTGTTGTGTGGGCAATATGCTGGTGGCGGTAGGCATAATATTTACCAGCCGCTGGCCCCGCCCACAAAATCGTCACCAACAAAATTTCGCACGAGAAGATAGCCCTTGATAAGATGGGCTATCCGGTGATGCCAAACTTGTTCAACCTTAGATTATTCTTTGTGTGACGTCACCCTTTTCACTTTTGTGTTGTCTCTTTGACAGCTCTGTGTTCAAAAGTCTCGCTGTGAGGGCGTTCGGAGCGTCCCCAATGGAAGACTTTCAGGACGTTTGGTtgcagcagactcaccaggtaaaaATCCATTgatgttctcggtaatgtgcgcatgctcagaactacgtaaacaatggaaatttacctggtaagtctgctgccccaTAGCGCCTCAAAaggtgcgttcgtttaccttccctgggtctaccccggtgtgtggcgggttcttttttccaggacgaacgtgggtaattatctgcacacgttcgtcctggaaaaaaaccccaccacacaccggggctgacacagggaagctaaacgaacgcacccaatgtctCCCATTGCCGTCATTTCCGATCCAGAGGAGGCGCAAAGCGTCCATAAAAAGCTTTGATAACCGGATTCTTCTTCTAAGGTCTTTCTTCTTAGAcagctttacttttttttactcTAAATTCGTTTTTGGTCAAACATGGAAAAGTAGGTGGAAATTTCATTCTAGGCATAAGCAAAAAGGGGACCCTATTTAAACTGCATTTCTTAATTCTCCTGCTAACTATTgtgtttctttttcaaattaCTTGGCTTATTGTTTCAATGTAAATGTTAATGAGATTATTATCATGTTACTTTCTCAGTActctgtttatttgttatctttATCCATGTAAATTTTATTGTACCCCAGGTATTTCTTTTTGAATAACGTGAATTGTTTTGCTACTCTAAGTTCGTGTTTGGACCGGACCCGCACGGAAAGGatacaaaacatttcatttataGGCATAGCAGAAAAGAGACCACATTCTGCGTCATCAGAGTGcagcaaacaaaaatcaaagcGCCCCCTATCGTTTGTATCCGTCAACGTTTGGAaatcaaagttgtttttctttttacagcaATTCTGTATTTTGGGACTGACCCTTCTCATTATTTGCCTTGCTCTTTATTGGAACCAACCTTCCCTGTAGACAACGAAACGGGAACGAAACGTGGGTAGTGCTTGGGGAAAAGAGCTTCAATGTATTAATATTTTGTCAACGACCAGCTAGAACTTTGACTACACTGGTGGTGAACGGCATAGCTGCATATTAACTAGTTACTATACACACTTCATCACTGTTTTAAATATCTTTTAATAGAGTATTGGCTCTGAACATTTTATGGGGAATTAACATGGGCTGCAGGATAATAattcaaagagggcgctatctgaATAAGTTTGTTCGCAGTTTGCCTTTTTGGTTGGCGTTGGGGTGGGGGGatgggtggggagggggggggggcacccgTCCGAATCTCATGCCACACCGGCTTGATCTCGACATTTTAAACAGTATACttgtcttctcctgaagacgagcaaagCTTCAACCACACCCTACTGAACACAATTATCTTGTATGGCATCACTGGATTCGACGCAACTATAAAATCATtgctccttaaaggcagtggacactattggtaattgtcaaagactagccttcacagttggtgtatctcaagatatgcataaaataacaaacctgtgaaaatttgagctcaatcggtcatcgaagttgcgagataataatgaaagaaaaaaacacccttgtcacacgaagttgtgtgcgtttagatggttgatttcgagacctcaagttctaaatctgaggtctcgaaatcaaattcatggaaaattacttctttctcgaaaactatggcacttcagagggagctgtttctcacaatgttttataccatcaacctctccccattactcgtcaccaagaaaggttttatgctaataattattttgagtaattaccaatagtgtccactgcctttaacaatttatCCTGATTCAATGAGTACATGGCGGATAACTACAGAGTTACTAGAAATAGACGCGAAATAAACGGTCAAAACAGCGGAGTGGAAAGTTCCATAGAGTTTATTGTACGCAACTCAATTCAGTCAGGATTCTATAGCTGGGGCGTTGCAGGGAAAATCCCGAATTTGTTTAGTTCGATTTGTAATGTTCTGTCGAATAATCTAGAGCGAAAATTGCCATGCACGCCCCTAAGATCCTATTTTACGCCTCGGTGGGTTTCAAGTCAGAGAAATGTCAACACAAAATAGATCTGTATGGCACAGCGCTGTGTAATGAACTTGAAGTAGAATCGACTATTCGAAATAATAAACCCATGAACATCGTCATTTGAGTAGGGTGCCATTGTATAATGCAAATATTCTGGTAAAAATACAAACACTTAATTTCAATAATACTACCTTGTTAGCAAACACTGACCACAATTTTATAAAAGCCCAACTGACTATTATATTAACTGAGTTGGCACAAACGAGTTGAATGGTTTACTACGTCACATAATTATCAAGGTTATATAAATTCTGTCCAAAGCGTTTTTCAAAATGgacttaaaaacaacaaaacgcCCCTTATGTCCACTGCTTGGTGAACAATTTAAATGTATACAACAAAACCGGTACAATCAAACCAAACAACACCAGCAAAACCCAAGTTACCGCCGAAGTTATTGTGATAATATTTCTGTGCATTGCACAGCCCATTGACGTCAGGAACTGTGATGTTTTTGTTGATATCCTTTTCTTGTTCAGCCATCCGTTCAACTGAAAAGAGGTAGCATAGGTTTGTCTGTATGCACTTCAAACAAGTTCACAGTCATAAGACCAACACTATTTGCAGGCAAATAGTTGTTGGTAAAATAGTGTTTACAAATAGGCCTACACGTTTTCACCAGTTGCGTTTTAGTCTGAGAAATCCTTCTTTTTGAGATTGTTGCTAGATTACAGATGGGTGGTCCTACACTGAATGGTTTGTGGTCTGTGTTGGAGGTGATTTTGCTGGTTGTGTCTTGCTTGACTCTAGCAGACTGTGTGGAACTCAAcaagttaaaaagaaaaacaaatagacAAGATGGAATACTGCACAGATTACGCCGAGACGATGGTAGGTCCAACAaaaatacttaaagacactagacccCCTTGtttattgtaaaagaccagaAGTCTATCTttgtgtatcccagcatatgtataaaataacaaatctgtgaaaagttcggctcaattggtcatcgaatttgcaagagaaaagTCCTAATGGGAGAAAAGCAACCATGTCGCAtaataatttgtgtgctttcagatccatactaaaaaaggctttaggcctgtcCTTTATTATTTTAGGGAGAAGTTACCcgttcaaaataaaaatgtacttcagagggatcgagccgttttctctttttaaattgtcttatactatcaacatctctctattgctcgttaccaagtaagtttgtatgctaccaacagtgtccgatgcctttaaataatgctgTATACTGTTCGCTTTCCATTTAAAAACATGTATTTTATAGGTCGATATGGTTCGGCAGACGTATAACTGACGTAAAACGCAATCCATCTATAATCCATGTAGACCTTTCCTTTTTTGATAAACAAAGTGCGCCGGTTGGCATGGCCGGCCAAGTGTTAGCAAGAAAAAGTATTAttatttccttaaaggcagtggacactattggtaattactcaaaatagttatttgcataaagcctttcttggtgacgagtaattggggagaggttgatggtataaaacattgtgagaaacagctccctctgaagtgccatagatttcgagaaagaagtaattttccatgaatttgatttcgagacctcagatttagaacttgaggtctcgaagtcaaccatctaaacgcacacaacttcgtgtgacatgggtgttttttctttcattgttatctcgcaagttcgatgaccgattgagctcaaattttcacaggtttgttattttatgcatatgttgagatatgaaggctagtctttgacaattaccaatagtgtgcactgcctttaatatatccagggtgagccaaatcagtaaaaCAAAACGGTTACTATTTTGGCCCTGCATATACAATGAA
Above is a genomic segment from Asterias amurensis chromosome 6, ASM3211899v1 containing:
- the LOC139938231 gene encoding microfibril-associated glycoprotein 4-like, whose translation is MPLNHRLRCQCTSIYPGGMNTYTPDRGFDPFYTDRPLFTDLDFEIFNYFDCENCLLTCENGGTFIDDPCHCSCAPNWTGKTCTECELTVCGNGGTLNETTCTCTCPKEWMGNTCAEPRYYDCQDYLQANYTENRVYTINPLKYPEGIDVYCDMTYWPGSIYIQRGLPGGNFTRGWNEYRDGFGDLTSGSFWLGNEKVRQLTEGGATSWEIQVKVFFLLRWHDAELRNFRLSGENYSLHVDGPITFGYGCVILSANGKPFSTYDRDNDGDVVRNCAEESNGGWWFNGCDDGEINLNTEFPTSDYGCVLGGSSLKIRRIR